A region of Solanum dulcamara chromosome 7, daSolDulc1.2, whole genome shotgun sequence DNA encodes the following proteins:
- the LOC129896273 gene encoding transcription factor MYBS1, producing MQISQIELKNKTRRNLEMSPSDSSSLVWSREEEKAFENAIAMHWVEDSEQQWENFASMVPTKTIDELKRHYQLLLDDVAAIEAGQVPIPNYQGEEASSSSTKQVNLGYSGSVDGRRSNCGYSNGFSGTNQDPIGHGGKGNSRSEQERRKGIPWTEEEHRLFLLGLDKFGKGDWRSISRNFVISRTPTQVASHAQKYFIRLNSMNRDRRRSSIHDITSINNGGDVSTHQAPITGQQVNPNPAALGPSVKHRTQPNMHGMGMYGAPMGHPVAAPPSHLASAVGTPVMLPHGHHPPYALPLAYPIPPPPPPMHQ from the exons ATGCAAATTTCCCAAATTGAACTAAAGAATAAAACAAGAAGAAATTTAGAAATGTCACCTTCAGATTCATCATCACTAGTGTGGagcagagaagaagaaaaagcttTTGAGAATGCCATTGCTATGCACTGGGTTGAAGATTCTGAACAGCAATGGGAGAATTTTGCTTCCATGGTCCCCACAAAAACCATTGATGAGCtcaaaagacattaccaactACTTTTGGATGATGTTGCAGCCATTGAAGCAGGGCAAGTTCCAATTCCCAATTATCAAGGAGAAGAAGCTTCTTCCTCCTCAACCAAACAAGTCAATCTAGGCTATTCTGGGTCAGTGGACGGACGGCGCTCCAATTGTGGTTATTCAAATGGATTTTCAGGCACGAACCAGGACCCGATTGGGCATGGAGGAAAAGGGAATTCTAGGTCTGAACAAGAGAGACGAAAGGGCATACCATGGACTGAAGAAGAACATAG GTTGTTTTTGCTAGGTTTAGACAAATTTGGGAAAGGAGATTGGAGAAGTATTTCAAGGAATTTTGTGATATCTCGAACTCCAACACAAGTAGCTAGTCACGCTCAGAAATACTTTATTCGTTTGAATTCCATGAATAGAGATAGAAGAAGGTCAAGTATTCACGACATTACAAGTATCAACAATGGAGGAGACGTTTCAACTCATCAGGCTCCGATTACAGGCCAACAGGTCAATCCAAATCCAGCTGCACTTGGACCCTCAGTCAAGCACAGAACTCAGCCTAATATGCATGGTATGGGCATGTACGGTGCTCCGATGGGTCATCCCGTCGCTGCACCGCCGAGCCACCTTGCATCCGCCGTTGGAACACCGGTTATGCTTCCTCACGGGCACCATCCTCCTTATGCACTTCCACTTGCATATCCTATACCGCCACCGCCGCCACCCATGCACCAGTGA